One Micromonospora eburnea genomic region harbors:
- a CDS encoding inositol monophosphatase family protein → MGSPPIIDGGFARWLAARAGQALTTLRTEMGFADPGALKSAGDKVSHDLIRTELARWRPGDAVLSEEDEGSRLAWTAEVGSDVVSRLTADRVWIIDPLDGTREFSEEGRSDWAVHVALWARRAPTSHGLVAGAVALPAQHRVLGTDHAPAYPPMTVEAATPGGGRTIRLAASRSRPPVFLAELAEDIGAHLVPMGSAGAKIAAVVTGEVDAYIHAGGQYEWDSAAPVAVATATGLHASRIDGSALKYNEADPRLPDLLVCRKDLASRLLAALQRHSG, encoded by the coding sequence ATGGGCAGTCCCCCGATCATCGACGGCGGGTTCGCCCGGTGGCTGGCGGCGCGGGCCGGGCAGGCGCTGACGACCCTGCGTACGGAGATGGGCTTCGCGGACCCGGGGGCGTTGAAGTCGGCCGGGGACAAGGTCTCGCACGACCTGATCCGTACCGAGCTGGCGAGGTGGCGGCCGGGGGACGCGGTGCTGTCGGAGGAGGACGAGGGCTCCCGGCTGGCCTGGACGGCCGAGGTGGGCTCCGACGTGGTGTCCCGGCTGACCGCGGACCGGGTGTGGATCATCGATCCGCTGGACGGTACCCGGGAGTTCTCCGAGGAGGGCCGATCGGACTGGGCGGTGCACGTGGCGCTCTGGGCGCGGCGCGCCCCGACGTCGCACGGCCTGGTCGCGGGCGCGGTGGCGTTGCCGGCGCAGCACCGGGTGCTGGGCACGGACCATGCGCCGGCGTACCCCCCGATGACGGTGGAGGCGGCGACCCCGGGCGGCGGGCGGACCATCCGGTTGGCGGCGAGTCGTAGCCGCCCACCGGTGTTTCTGGCCGAGCTGGCCGAGGACATCGGCGCTCATCTGGTGCCGATGGGCTCGGCGGGCGCGAAGATCGCCGCTGTGGTCACCGGTGAGGTCGACGCGTACATCCACGCCGGCGGCCAGTACGAGTGGGACTCGGCGGCCCCGGTAGCTGTGGCGACGGCCACCGGGCTGCACGCTTCCCGGATCGACGGTTCTGCGCTGAAATACAACGAGGCCGATCCCCGCCTGCCGGACCTGTTGGTCTGCCGGAAGGATCTCGCCAGTCGGTTGCTTGCAGCGTTGCAGCGGCATTCCGGGTAG